Below is a genomic region from Halobacterium sp. CBA1132.
CACCTCGACCTGTTCAACGCCGACAGCACGCCCGAGGTGCTGAACAAGTACCTCGGGAGTTCGGTGGAAGTGACCGACTGACGCGCCGGGGCAAAACACTTGGCGGCGAACCCCTTACTGGCTGGTCTGATGCAGGCCGCCGACTACGACGTCTGGCTGTTCGACCTCGACGGCACACTCGTTGACACCGAGTGGTCGTACACGCGGGAGGTGTTCGACCGCGTCGGCGACCGCGTCGGCCACGAGTTCTCGGACTACCAAGCGGAGGTGCTGTGGCACGGTCTGGGCGGCTCGCGGGACGCCCAGCTGCGCGAGTGGGGGTTCGAGCCGTCGGCGTTCTGGGACGCGTTCCACGACGTCGAAGACCCGGCCACGCGAGCGGAAGCGACGTACCTCTACGACGACGCCGCGCAGGTCGCGGACCTCGACGGGCCCGTAGGCGTGGTCACGCACT
It encodes:
- a CDS encoding HAD family hydrolase — its product is MQAADYDVWLFDLDGTLVDTEWSYTREVFDRVGDRVGHEFSDYQAEVLWHGLGGSRDAQLREWGFEPSAFWDAFHDVEDPATRAEATYLYDDAAQVADLDGPVGVVTHCAEFLTGPVMDSLDIGDWFDVVVCCDDDTGWKPDPRPIELALDGLDVAPDHDGVYVGDAESDVGAARNAGLDGVHVERHDPHKRGHCVLGDHRVESFDDLFFAPRSAD